A genomic window from Lutra lutra chromosome 17, mLutLut1.2, whole genome shotgun sequence includes:
- the HERPUD1 gene encoding homocysteine-responsive endoplasmic reticulum-resident ubiquitin-like domain member 1 protein isoform X2: protein MEVDPEPEPEPVTLLVKSPNQRHRDLELSGDRSWSVGRLKAHLSRVYPERPRPEDQRLIYSGKLLLDHQCLKDLLPKEKRHVLHLVCSVKGPSKMSETSAKVAESTEQPAGLHQGQYPGDSSGDSLRQREVLRNLSPSGWESMSRPEAAQPAFQGLGPGFSGYTTYGWLQLSWFQQIYARQYYMQYLAATAASGAFVPSPSAQEIPVVSAPAPAPIHNQFPAENQPANQNAAPPVVVNPGANPNLRMNAQGGPIVEEDDEINRDWLDWTYSAATFSVFLSILYFYSSLSRFLMVMGATVVMYLHHVGWFPFRQRPVQNFPNDGPHEAVNQDPNNNLQEGSDAEIEDPSRLPPDRDVLDDERTSPSFMSTAWLVFKTFFASLLPEGPPAIAN, encoded by the exons ATGGAGGTCGACCCCGAACCCGAGCCTGAGCCCGTCACGCTCCTGGTGAAGAGCCCCAACCAGCGCCACCGCGACTTGGAGCTGAGCGGCGACCGCAGCTGGAGCGTCGGCCGCCTGAAGGCCCACCTGAGCCGCGTCTACCCCGAGCGCCCG CGTCCAGAGGACCAGAGGTTGATTTATTCTGGGAAGCTGTTGTTGGATCACCAGTGTCTCAAGGACTTGCTTCCAAAG GAAAAACGGCATGTTTTGCATTTGGTGTGCAGTGTGAAGGGTCCTTCAAAAATGTCAGAAACCAGCGCAAAG GTTGCTGAATCCACAGAGCAGCCTGCTGGTCTCCATCAGGGACAGTATCCTGGGGATTCCTCAGGTGATAGCTTAAGGCAAAGGGAGGTTCTTCGGAACCTTTCTCCTTCTGGATGGGAGAGTATGTCAAG aCCTGAAGCTGCCCAGCCAGCATTCCAAGGCCTGGGGCCTGGTTTCTCGGGCTACACAACCTATGGTTGGCTGCAGCTTTCCTGGTTCCAGCAGATCTACGCTCGGCAGTACTACATGCAATA tttagcgGCCACTGCTGCATCAGGGGCTTTTGTCCCCTCACCAAGTGCACAAGAGATACCTGTAGTCTCTGCACCTGCTCCAGCCCCTATTCACAACCAGTTTCCAGCAGAGAACCAGCCAGCCAATCAGAACGCTGCTCCTCCAGTGGTGGTTAATCCTGGGGCCAATCCAAATTTGCGGATGAATGCACAAGGTGGCCCCATTGTGGAAGAAGATGATGAAATAAATCGAGATTGGTTGGATTGGACCTATTCAGCAGCCACATTTTCCGTTTTTCTCAGTATCCTCTACTTctactcctccctgagcaggttCCTCATGGTCATGGGGGCCACCGTCGTTATGTACCT GCATCACGTTGGGTGGTTTCCATTTAGACAGAGGCCAGTTCAGAACTTCCCAAATGATGGTCCTCATGAAGCTGTGAATCAGGACCCCAACAACAACTTACAG GAAGGCTCTGATGCTGAAATTGAAGACCCCAGCCGCCTCCCTCCAGACAGAGACGTACTAGACGACGAGCGGACCAGCCCTTCATTTATGAGCACAGCCTGGCTTGTCTTCAAGActttttttgcttctcttcttccagaAGGCCCCCCAGCCATAGCAAACTGA
- the HERPUD1 gene encoding homocysteine-responsive endoplasmic reticulum-resident ubiquitin-like domain member 1 protein isoform X1, producing the protein MEVDPEPEPEPVTLLVKSPNQRHRDLELSGDRSWSVGRLKAHLSRVYPERPRPEDQRLIYSGKLLLDHQCLKDLLPKQEKRHVLHLVCSVKGPSKMSETSAKVAESTEQPAGLHQGQYPGDSSGDSLRQREVLRNLSPSGWESMSRPEAAQPAFQGLGPGFSGYTTYGWLQLSWFQQIYARQYYMQYLAATAASGAFVPSPSAQEIPVVSAPAPAPIHNQFPAENQPANQNAAPPVVVNPGANPNLRMNAQGGPIVEEDDEINRDWLDWTYSAATFSVFLSILYFYSSLSRFLMVMGATVVMYLHHVGWFPFRQRPVQNFPNDGPHEAVNQDPNNNLQEGSDAEIEDPSRLPPDRDVLDDERTSPSFMSTAWLVFKTFFASLLPEGPPAIAN; encoded by the exons ATGGAGGTCGACCCCGAACCCGAGCCTGAGCCCGTCACGCTCCTGGTGAAGAGCCCCAACCAGCGCCACCGCGACTTGGAGCTGAGCGGCGACCGCAGCTGGAGCGTCGGCCGCCTGAAGGCCCACCTGAGCCGCGTCTACCCCGAGCGCCCG CGTCCAGAGGACCAGAGGTTGATTTATTCTGGGAAGCTGTTGTTGGATCACCAGTGTCTCAAGGACTTGCTTCCAAAG CAGGAAAAACGGCATGTTTTGCATTTGGTGTGCAGTGTGAAGGGTCCTTCAAAAATGTCAGAAACCAGCGCAAAG GTTGCTGAATCCACAGAGCAGCCTGCTGGTCTCCATCAGGGACAGTATCCTGGGGATTCCTCAGGTGATAGCTTAAGGCAAAGGGAGGTTCTTCGGAACCTTTCTCCTTCTGGATGGGAGAGTATGTCAAG aCCTGAAGCTGCCCAGCCAGCATTCCAAGGCCTGGGGCCTGGTTTCTCGGGCTACACAACCTATGGTTGGCTGCAGCTTTCCTGGTTCCAGCAGATCTACGCTCGGCAGTACTACATGCAATA tttagcgGCCACTGCTGCATCAGGGGCTTTTGTCCCCTCACCAAGTGCACAAGAGATACCTGTAGTCTCTGCACCTGCTCCAGCCCCTATTCACAACCAGTTTCCAGCAGAGAACCAGCCAGCCAATCAGAACGCTGCTCCTCCAGTGGTGGTTAATCCTGGGGCCAATCCAAATTTGCGGATGAATGCACAAGGTGGCCCCATTGTGGAAGAAGATGATGAAATAAATCGAGATTGGTTGGATTGGACCTATTCAGCAGCCACATTTTCCGTTTTTCTCAGTATCCTCTACTTctactcctccctgagcaggttCCTCATGGTCATGGGGGCCACCGTCGTTATGTACCT GCATCACGTTGGGTGGTTTCCATTTAGACAGAGGCCAGTTCAGAACTTCCCAAATGATGGTCCTCATGAAGCTGTGAATCAGGACCCCAACAACAACTTACAG GAAGGCTCTGATGCTGAAATTGAAGACCCCAGCCGCCTCCCTCCAGACAGAGACGTACTAGACGACGAGCGGACCAGCCCTTCATTTATGAGCACAGCCTGGCTTGTCTTCAAGActttttttgcttctcttcttccagaAGGCCCCCCAGCCATAGCAAACTGA